The following proteins are encoded in a genomic region of Brachypodium distachyon strain Bd21 chromosome 1, Brachypodium_distachyon_v3.0, whole genome shotgun sequence:
- the LOC100821638 gene encoding protein PHOTOPERIOD-INDEPENDENT EARLY FLOWERING 1 isoform X3 produces the protein MASKGARSKLDHETRARRKKALEAPREPRKPKVHWDHVLGEMVWLAKEFESERKWKLSMAKKIAQRANMGIVDQATKDEKKQKEGEYRLRKVALNISKDVKKFWTKIEKLVLYKNQLEVEERKKKALDKQLDFLLGQTERYSTMLAENLVDVPHLQTQENGPLQTNLPSQEEVAEPSQTNQPSLEEVADPLQTNQPFHEEVAEENTNALMHDDLDKMEIDDDYNSSLNEEPEDDEHTIDEDEAQITEAERNEELAALQAEADLPLDDILKLYAKTKVSRESSPDSKDTFSKSDLKNLMKDPSNQANGCNHESGGTSSDEGNSSEEVDDSYSYTEFVKKNHGKSNGSISSVGEQGDKDYVAADEGKDDEATLSEEEELAKGDSPDPLDEIKLLQKESEIPLEELLARYQMDGYADGVTTELENSPTHYNEEVNTDMSLDGQSVDILKLNNDMLENHEITDMLERKLVSGNALQPEIVPESSVQGCSVKEDELTDAKVANEETGDSVIDDAAAAARSAQPTGNTFSTTSVRTKFPFLLKHSLREYQHIGLDWLVAMYEKRLNGILADEMGLGKTIMTISLLAHLACEKGIWGPHLIVVPTSVMLNWETEFLKWCPAFKILTYFGSAKERKQKRQGWMKPNFFHVCITTYRLVIQDSKAFKRKKWKYLILDEAHLIKNWKSQRWQTLLNFNSKRRILLTGTPLQNDLMELWSLMHFLMPHVFQSHQEFKDWFCNPISGMVEGQDKVNKEVIDRLHNVLRPFILRRLKRDVEKQLPQKHEHVIYCRLSRRQRNLYEDFIANSETQATLTSGNYFGMISIIMQLRKVCNHPDLFEGRPIISSFDMAGINMQISSSVCMVLDKGPFSQADLSDMNLVFTQNEFNMTSWEVDEVADAFSPGITSRGSGAEFSCSNKDGQRGIGKNIFEEIQKALQEERMKEAKERAASIAWWNRIRCQKRPVYGTNIRELLTIRHPICDVLEKKSNPLCHMEFSSSLADLVLSSVERFNKMLGFIESFTFAIPAARAATPICWCKKRKSPVLLEPAYREQCMNEFSPILSPIRPAIVRRQVYFPDRRLIQFDCGKLQELAILLRRLKSEGHRALIFTQMTKMLDTLEEFINLYGYTYLRLDGSTQPEERQTLMQRFNTNPKYFLFILSTRSGGVGVNLVGADTVIFYDSDWNPAMDQQAQDRCHRIGQTREVNIYRLISESTIEENILKKANQKRALDDLVIQRGSYNTEFFKKLDPMEFFSGHAPLNVEDQQKDRSMPSVVSNETGLALSNADVEAAIRQAEDEADYMALKRLEQEEAADNQEFSEEAAGRLEDDELVNEEAKPDEHCSAEHKHQCSDVDNDKSVALPVNQLDEEKALRLAAGDGDMDMLADVKQMAAAAAAAGQASSSFENQLRPIDRYAMRFLELWDPIIDKAAVNYQANVVEEEWELERIEKLKEDLEAEIDEDQEPLSYETWDVDFATTAYRQHVEALAKKQLLEEQEKQACKAAKELEETNDIISSHRKKSKKNKRKAGKFKSLKRGRLSSESEAMLDETSVDTMSIDGNAPSPELISDESPHHCSHKRKKMVSRNEEVNSSSRSLKKFKKAPKSNCISESSSHKHLLEGKQLKLMDEVNFSDPKLVSIRSDGRISTPCMPVKRVMVIKPERLKRKGLIWPRDCVPDSWTNEEDAVLCGTVHEYGPVWELASEFLHSIPGGAFYRGRYRHPVHCCERFRELICKHVLSAMDNTNSEKVPSGTGKAILKVSEDQTQMLLNAISEIPNNELLLQKHFMAILSSVWRSKCGHEPRRVTSTCSSALNKPVRLNEKWSMTNYRPTSNLIKTALADAQAQCPRAVLPRNQESGRNYLELVLDFRTDQHAYEADFPSVVNVSILEPEPVKRAIVQVDQSLLSGLSHRNAEKRFRIASEACFDGEGSHWASSAFHVYDAARHKSGPKSVGKHKTSSESGRPAKSKIQRTTEPQDVPTAMNDFLRAPGQLLASAAEFHIAQSLSDFGINDSEFTCFHDLPLETDTEFAPCQYELASLPGIEELDPLSDFTDIG, from the exons ATGGCATCAAAAGGTGCCCGGTCAAAGCTAGATCATGAGACTAGAGCTAGACGCAAGAAG GCTCTTGAAGCTCCAAGGGAGCCTCGGAAGCCAAAAGTTCACTGGGACCATGTTCTTGGGGAAATGGTTTGGCTGGCAAAG GAGTTTGAGTCTGAGAGAAAATGGAAGTTGTCCATGGCTAAAAAGATTGCTCAAAGGGCCAACATGGGTATAGTCGACCAGGCAACAAAGGATGAGAAAAAACAGAAG GAGGGGGAATATCGCCTGAGAAAAGTCGCCCTAAATATTTCTAAGGACGTGAAGAAGTTCTGGACCAAGATAGAGAAGTTG GTTCTCTATAAGAATCAACTAGAGGTtgaggaaaggaagaaaaaggcCCTCGATAAGCAGCTTGATTTCCTTTTAGGTCAGACTGAAAG ATATTCTACAATGTTGGCTGAAAACCTTGTGGATGTTCCCCATCTGCAAACACAGGAAAATGGACCGCTGCAGACAAATTTACCATCCCAGGAGGAAGTAGCAGAACCTTCGCAGACTAATCAACCATCGCTGGAGGAAGTTGCAGATCCTTTGCAGACAAATCAACCATTCCATGAGGAAGTAGCCGAAGAGAACACAAATGCGCTAATGCATGATGATCTAG ATAAAATGGAAATTGATGATGATTACAATAGCTCCTTGAATGAAGAGCCG GAAGATGATGAGCACACAATTGATGAGGATGAAGCTCAAATCACGGAGGCTGAGCGCAATGAAGAATTAGCTGCTTTGCAGGCAGAAGCTGATCTACCACTGGATGATATTCTCAAGTTGTATGCCAAAACCAAAG TTAGCAGGGAGAGCAGTCCGGATAGCAAAGATACTTTCAGTAAGTCAGATTTAAAGAATTTGATGAAAG ATCCTTCAAACCAAGCTAATGGCTGTAATCATGAATCTGGTGGTACTTCAAGTGATGAAGGCAATTCTTCCGAGGAAGTTGATGATAGCTACTCTTACACTGAGTTTGTGAAGAAGAATCAT GGGAAAAGTAATGGCAGCATCTCCTCTGTTGGTGAGCAG GGGGACAAAGATTATGTTGCTGCTGATGAAGGAAAG GATGATGAAGCAACTTTATCTGAAGAGGAAGAGCTGGCAAAGGGAGACAGCCCTGATCCTCTGGATGAG ATAAAATTACTGCAGAAAGAGAGTGAGATCCCACTAGAGGAACTTCTTGCGAGGTACCAAATG GATGGCTACGCAGATGGCGTAACAACAGAATTGGAGAATTCACCTACACATTATAATGAAGAGGTTAATACTGACATGTCTCTGGATGGTCAATCTGTGGACATTTTGAAACTGAACAATGACATGCTCGAAAATCACGAAATAACAGACATGCTGGAAAGAAAGCTTGTGAGCGGTAATGCCCTGCAACCAGAGATAGTACCAGAATCTAGCGTACAAGGATGTTCTGTTAAAGAAGATGAACTGACTGATGCTAAGGTGGCCAATGAGGAAACTGGTGACAGTGTAATtgatgatgctgctgctgctgcaagatCAGCACAACCAACTGGGAACACCTTCTCAACAACAAGCGTACGCACGAAATTCCCATTCCTCCTCAAGCATTCTCTTCGGGAATACCAGCATATTGGCTTGGATTGGTTGGTTGCTATGTATGAAAAGAGGCTGAATGGAATTCTAGCAGATGAAATGGGTTTAGGAAAGACGATAATGACTATCTCCTTGCTGGCACACCTTGCATGTGAGAAGGGGATATGGGGCCCACATCTTATTGTTGTCCCAACCAGTGTTATGTTAAATTGGGAAACTGAATTTCTGAAGTGGTGTCCTGCCTTTAAAATACTGACTTATTTTGGAAGTGCAAAGGAGAGAAAGCAGAAACGTCAGGGTTGGATGAAACCAAATTTTTTCCATGTATGCATCACGACATACAGACTTGTTATTCAGGACTCCAAAGCGTTCAAGCGAAAAAAGTGGAAGTATCTTATTCTTGATGAGGCTCATCTGATAAAGAACTGGAAATCACAAAGATGGCAGACTCTGCTAAATTTTAATTCAAAACGACGTATTCTTTTGACTGGAACTCCTTTGCAAAATGACCTTATGGAACTTTGGTCTCTCATGCATTTTTTGATGCCCCATGTATTCCAGTCTCACCAAGAGTTCAAGGATTGGTTCTGCAATCCAATTTCAGGAATGGTGGAGGGCCAAGACAAGGTAAACAAGGAAGTTATAGATCGGTTGCACAATGTCCTTCGTCCATTTATACTACGCCGATTGAAACGAGATGTTGAGAAACAGTTACCACAGAAGCATGAGCATGTCATCTATTGCCGActttcaagaaggcaaagaaacTTGTATGAAGATTTTATTGCCAACTCAGAGACACAAGCAACACTGACAAGTGGGAATTATTTTGGTATGATTAGTATCATTATGCAACTCAGAAAGGTTTGTAACCACCCAGATCTTTTTGAAGGCCGTCCAATTATCAGCTCATTTGACATGGCAGGAATTAACATGCAGATCAGCTCTTCTGTTTGTATGGTCCTTGATAAGGGGCCATTTTCTCAGGCTGATCTATCTGATATGAACCTTGTATTTACCCAAAATGAATTTAATATGACTTCTTGGGAGGTGGATGAGGTTGCTGATGCCTTTTCTCCAGGCATCACCTCTAGGGGCTCTGGTGCAGAGTTCTCCTGCTCTAACAAGGATGGTCAGAGAGGTattggaaaaaatatttttgaagaaattcaGAAAGCCTTGCAGGAGGAGAGAATGAAAGAAGCCAAAGAAAGAGCAGCTTCAATTGCATGGTGGAATAGGATAAGATGCCAGAAGAGGCCTGTTTATGGCACAAACATTAGAGAGCTTCTGACCATAAGACACCCTATCTGTGATGTTCTTGAGAAGAAGAGCAATCCCTTGTGCCACATGGAATTTTCCTCGAGTCTTGCAGATCTTGTTCTTTCATCAGTGGAACGCTTCAATAAAATGCTTGGCTTTATTGAATCATTTACTTTTGCAATTCCTGCTGCACGGGCAGCTACTCCTATTTGCTGGTGCAAAAAAAGGAAGTCTCCTGTTCTTCTTGAACCAGCATACAGAGAACAATGCATGAATGAGTTCTCTCCCATTCTCTCTCCTATCAGGCCTGCAATTGTCCGCcgtcaagtgtactttcctgACAGACGTTTGATCCAGTTTGATTGTGGGAAGTTGCAGGAGCTTGCTATTTTGCTGAGACGTTTGAAGTCAGAAGGACACAGGGCCTTGATATTTACTCAGATGACTAAGATGCTTGATACTCTGGAGGAGTTCATTAATTTGTATGGGTATACATATTTGCGGTTAGATGGTTCTACCCAGCCAGAAGAGAGGCAGACACTAATGCAGAGGTTTAATACAAACCCgaagtattttcttttcattttatcCACTCGTAGTGGTGGTGTGGGAGTCAACCTAGTAGGAGCAGACACTGTTATATTCTATGACAGTGACTGGAACCCTGCAATGGATCAACAAGCCCAAGACAGATGTCACAGGATAGGACAAACTCGGGAAGTTAACATCTATAGACTAATTAGTGAAAGCACTATAGAGGAGAATATTCTCAAGAAAGCAAATCAGAAGCGGGCTCTTGATGATTTAGTGATACAACGTGGTAGTTACAATACAGAATTCTTCAAGAAGCTTGACCCTATGGAGTTCTTTTCTGGCCATGCACCTCTTAATGTCGAAGATCAGCAGAAGGATCGCTCTATGCCTTCTGTAGTCTCAAATGAAACAGGTCTTGCGCTGTCAAACGCGGATGTTGAAGCAGCTATTAGACAAGCAGAGGATGAAGCTGACTATATGGCTCTGAAAAGGTTGGAGCAGGAAGAGGCTGCAGACAATCAAGAATTTAGTGAGGAGGCTGCTGGAAGACTAGAAGATGACGAGCTTGTAAATGAGGAAGCGAAACCTGACGAGCACTGTAGTGCAGAGCATAAACATCAATGTTCTGATGTGGATAACGACAAAAGTGTTGCTTTACCTGTGAACCAATTAGATGAAGAAAAGGCTCTTAGATTGGCTGCAGGTGATGGAGATATGGACATGCTTGCTGATGTCAAGCAGATGGCTgccgcagctgctgcagcagggCAAGCGAGTTCATCTTTCGAAAATCAGCTCCGGCCAATTGATAGATATGCAATGCGGTTTTTGGAGCTCTGGGATCCTATAATTGACAAAGCTGCTGTAAACTATCAGGCGAATGTTGTAGAGGAAGAATGGGAACTTGAACGCATTGAAAAACTCAAAGAGGATTTAGAAGCAGAAATTGATGAAGACCAGGAACCACTTTCTTATGAGA CATGGGATGTTGATTTTGCTACTACAGCGTATCGCCAACATGTTGAGGCTCTAGCTAAAAAGCAG TTGTTGGAAGAGCAGGAAAAACAAGCTTGTAAAGCAGCCAAAGAGTTGGAGGAAACAAATGATATAATTAG CAGTCACCGCAAAAAgtcaaagaagaacaaaagaaaggcAGGCAAGTTTAAATCCTTAAAAAGGGGACGTTTGTCATCTGAGTCAGAGGCCATGCTTGATGAAACTTCTGTTGATACTATGAGTATTGATGGCAATGCACCCTCGCCAGAGCTTATTAGTGATGAATCACCACACCATTGTTCTCATAAGCGTAAAAAGATGGTGTCTAGAAATGAGGAAGTCAACAGCAGTAGCAGAAGCCTGAAGAAGTTTAAGAAAGCCCCCAAGTCAAATTGTATTTCGGAATCCTCATCGCATAAGCACTTGCTTGAAGGCAAGCAGCTTAAGTTGATGGACGAAGTTAATTTTTCTGATCCCAAATTGGTGAGCATTAGGAGTGATGGCCGGATTTCCACCCCTTGCATGCCAGTAAAACGTGTTATGGTAATTAAGCCTGAGAGGTTGAAGAGGAAGGGTCTTATATGGCCTCGAGATTGTGTGCCTGATTCATGGACTAATGAGGAAGATGCGGTTCTTTGTGGAACTGTACATGAGTACGGTCCTGTTTGGGAGCTGGCTAGTGAGTTTCTTCATTCCATACCGGGTGGTGCATTTTATAGGGGAAGATACCGTCATCCTGTGCATTGCTGTGAGAGATTCCGAGAATTAATCTGCAAACATGTATTGTCTGCAATGGACAATACGAACAGTGAGAAGGTTCCTTCTGGTACTGGGAAGGCTATCTTGAAAGTATCTGAG GACCAAACTCAGATGTTGTTGAATGCGATCAGTGAAATTCCTAACAATGAGCTGCTTCTCCAGAAACATTTCATGGCCATACTTTCTTCTGTTTGGAGATCCAAATGTGGTCATGAACCCCGCCGTGTTACAAGTACTTGCTCGAGTGCACTCAATAAGCCTGTTAGATTGAATGAGAAGTGGTCCATGACAAACTACAGACCAACCTCTAATCTCATAAAGACAGCCCTCGCAGATGCTCAGGCCCAATGTCCAAGAGCGGTACTACCAAGGAACCAGGAATCCGGCCGGAACTATTTGGAGTTAGTTTTGGATTTCCGGACAGATCAACATGCTTATGAGGCAGACTTTCCATCTGTAGTGAATGTGTCCATTCTAGAACCAGAACCTGTTAAACGTGCCATTGTTCAGGTGGACCAATCACTGTTGTCTGGACTTTCTCATAGGAATGCTGAGAAGAGATTCAG GATAGCATCTGAAGCTTGTTTTGATGGGGAAGGATCTCATTGGGCATCGTCTGCTTTCCACGTTTATGATGCTGCTCGGCATAAGTCTGGCCCAAAGTCTGTTGGAAAGCACAAAACATCTTCAGAATCAGGAAGACCTGCAAAATCTAAAATTCAGAGGACTACTGAACCGCAGGATGTGCCAACTGCTATGAATGATTTTCTCCGGGCTCCGGGTCAACTTTTGGCAAGTGCAGCTGAGTTCCACATTGCGCAGTCCCTCTCTGACTTTGGCATTAATGATTCTGAGTTCACCTGCTTCCATGATCTTCCTCTAGAGACTGACACCGAGTTCGCCCCTTGCCAGTATGAGCTTGCTTCCCTTCCTGGTATCGAGGAGTTGGATCCTCTTTCAGATTTCACAGACATCGGATGA
- the LOC100821638 gene encoding protein PHOTOPERIOD-INDEPENDENT EARLY FLOWERING 1 isoform X6, which translates to MLERKLVSGNALQPEIVPESSVQGCSVKEDELTDAKVANEETGDSVIDDAAAAARSAQPTGNTFSTTSVRTKFPFLLKHSLREYQHIGLDWLVAMYEKRLNGILADEMGLGKTIMTISLLAHLACEKGIWGPHLIVVPTSVMLNWETEFLKWCPAFKILTYFGSAKERKQKRQGWMKPNFFHVCITTYRLVIQDSKAFKRKKWKYLILDEAHLIKNWKSQRWQTLLNFNSKRRILLTGTPLQNDLMELWSLMHFLMPHVFQSHQEFKDWFCNPISGMVEGQDKVNKEVIDRLHNVLRPFILRRLKRDVEKQLPQKHEHVIYCRLSRRQRNLYEDFIANSETQATLTSGNYFGMISIIMQLRKVCNHPDLFEGRPIISSFDMAGINMQISSSVCMVLDKGPFSQADLSDMNLVFTQNEFNMTSWEVDEVADAFSPGITSRGSGAEFSCSNKDGQRGIGKNIFEEIQKALQEERMKEAKERAASIAWWNRIRCQKRPVYGTNIRELLTIRHPICDVLEKKSNPLCHMEFSSSLADLVLSSVERFNKMLGFIESFTFAIPAARAATPICWCKKRKSPVLLEPAYREQCMNEFSPILSPIRPAIVRRQVYFPDRRLIQFDCGKLQELAILLRRLKSEGHRALIFTQMTKMLDTLEEFINLYGYTYLRLDGSTQPEERQTLMQRFNTNPKYFLFILSTRSGGVGVNLVGADTVIFYDSDWNPAMDQQAQDRCHRIGQTREVNIYRLISESTIEENILKKANQKRALDDLVIQRGSYNTEFFKKLDPMEFFSGHAPLNVEDQQKDRSMPSVVSNETGLALSNADVEAAIRQAEDEADYMALKRLEQEEAADNQEFSEEAAGRLEDDELVNEEAKPDEHCSAEHKHQCSDVDNDKSVALPVNQLDEEKALRLAAGDGDMDMLADVKQMAAAAAAAGQASSSFENQLRPIDRYAMRFLELWDPIIDKAAVNYQANVVEEEWELERIEKLKEDLEAEIDEDQEPLSYETWDVDFATTAYRQHVEALAKKQLLEEQEKQACKAAKELEETNDIIRCSHRKKSKKNKRKAGKFKSLKRGRLSSESEAMLDETSVDTMSIDGNAPSPELISDESPHHCSHKRKKMVSRNEEVNSSSRSLKKFKKAPKSNCISESSSHKHLLEGKQLKLMDEVNFSDPKLVSIRSDGRISTPCMPVKRVMVIKPERLKRKGLIWPRDCVPDSWTNEEDAVLCGTVHEYGPVWELASEFLHSIPGGAFYRGRYRHPVHCCERFRELICKHVLSAMDNTNSEKVPSGTGKAILKVSEDQTQMLLNAISEIPNNELLLQKHFMAILSSVWRSKCGHEPRRVTSTCSSALNKPVRLNEKWSMTNYRPTSNLIKTALADAQAQCPRAVLPRNQESGRNYLELVLDFRTDQHAYEADFPSVVNVSILEPEPVKRAIVQVDQSLLSGLSHRNAEKRFRIASEACFDGEGSHWASSAFHVYDAARHKSGPKSVGKHKTSSESGRPAKSKIQRTTEPQDVPTAMNDFLRAPGQLLASAAEFHIAQSLSDFGINDSEFTCFHDLPLETDTEFAPCQYELASLPGIEELDPLSDFTDIG; encoded by the exons ATGCTGGAAAGAAAGCTTGTGAGCGGTAATGCCCTGCAACCAGAGATAGTACCAGAATCTAGCGTACAAGGATGTTCTGTTAAAGAAGATGAACTGACTGATGCTAAGGTGGCCAATGAGGAAACTGGTGACAGTGTAATtgatgatgctgctgctgctgcaagatCAGCACAACCAACTGGGAACACCTTCTCAACAACAAGCGTACGCACGAAATTCCCATTCCTCCTCAAGCATTCTCTTCGGGAATACCAGCATATTGGCTTGGATTGGTTGGTTGCTATGTATGAAAAGAGGCTGAATGGAATTCTAGCAGATGAAATGGGTTTAGGAAAGACGATAATGACTATCTCCTTGCTGGCACACCTTGCATGTGAGAAGGGGATATGGGGCCCACATCTTATTGTTGTCCCAACCAGTGTTATGTTAAATTGGGAAACTGAATTTCTGAAGTGGTGTCCTGCCTTTAAAATACTGACTTATTTTGGAAGTGCAAAGGAGAGAAAGCAGAAACGTCAGGGTTGGATGAAACCAAATTTTTTCCATGTATGCATCACGACATACAGACTTGTTATTCAGGACTCCAAAGCGTTCAAGCGAAAAAAGTGGAAGTATCTTATTCTTGATGAGGCTCATCTGATAAAGAACTGGAAATCACAAAGATGGCAGACTCTGCTAAATTTTAATTCAAAACGACGTATTCTTTTGACTGGAACTCCTTTGCAAAATGACCTTATGGAACTTTGGTCTCTCATGCATTTTTTGATGCCCCATGTATTCCAGTCTCACCAAGAGTTCAAGGATTGGTTCTGCAATCCAATTTCAGGAATGGTGGAGGGCCAAGACAAGGTAAACAAGGAAGTTATAGATCGGTTGCACAATGTCCTTCGTCCATTTATACTACGCCGATTGAAACGAGATGTTGAGAAACAGTTACCACAGAAGCATGAGCATGTCATCTATTGCCGActttcaagaaggcaaagaaacTTGTATGAAGATTTTATTGCCAACTCAGAGACACAAGCAACACTGACAAGTGGGAATTATTTTGGTATGATTAGTATCATTATGCAACTCAGAAAGGTTTGTAACCACCCAGATCTTTTTGAAGGCCGTCCAATTATCAGCTCATTTGACATGGCAGGAATTAACATGCAGATCAGCTCTTCTGTTTGTATGGTCCTTGATAAGGGGCCATTTTCTCAGGCTGATCTATCTGATATGAACCTTGTATTTACCCAAAATGAATTTAATATGACTTCTTGGGAGGTGGATGAGGTTGCTGATGCCTTTTCTCCAGGCATCACCTCTAGGGGCTCTGGTGCAGAGTTCTCCTGCTCTAACAAGGATGGTCAGAGAGGTattggaaaaaatatttttgaagaaattcaGAAAGCCTTGCAGGAGGAGAGAATGAAAGAAGCCAAAGAAAGAGCAGCTTCAATTGCATGGTGGAATAGGATAAGATGCCAGAAGAGGCCTGTTTATGGCACAAACATTAGAGAGCTTCTGACCATAAGACACCCTATCTGTGATGTTCTTGAGAAGAAGAGCAATCCCTTGTGCCACATGGAATTTTCCTCGAGTCTTGCAGATCTTGTTCTTTCATCAGTGGAACGCTTCAATAAAATGCTTGGCTTTATTGAATCATTTACTTTTGCAATTCCTGCTGCACGGGCAGCTACTCCTATTTGCTGGTGCAAAAAAAGGAAGTCTCCTGTTCTTCTTGAACCAGCATACAGAGAACAATGCATGAATGAGTTCTCTCCCATTCTCTCTCCTATCAGGCCTGCAATTGTCCGCcgtcaagtgtactttcctgACAGACGTTTGATCCAGTTTGATTGTGGGAAGTTGCAGGAGCTTGCTATTTTGCTGAGACGTTTGAAGTCAGAAGGACACAGGGCCTTGATATTTACTCAGATGACTAAGATGCTTGATACTCTGGAGGAGTTCATTAATTTGTATGGGTATACATATTTGCGGTTAGATGGTTCTACCCAGCCAGAAGAGAGGCAGACACTAATGCAGAGGTTTAATACAAACCCgaagtattttcttttcattttatcCACTCGTAGTGGTGGTGTGGGAGTCAACCTAGTAGGAGCAGACACTGTTATATTCTATGACAGTGACTGGAACCCTGCAATGGATCAACAAGCCCAAGACAGATGTCACAGGATAGGACAAACTCGGGAAGTTAACATCTATAGACTAATTAGTGAAAGCACTATAGAGGAGAATATTCTCAAGAAAGCAAATCAGAAGCGGGCTCTTGATGATTTAGTGATACAACGTGGTAGTTACAATACAGAATTCTTCAAGAAGCTTGACCCTATGGAGTTCTTTTCTGGCCATGCACCTCTTAATGTCGAAGATCAGCAGAAGGATCGCTCTATGCCTTCTGTAGTCTCAAATGAAACAGGTCTTGCGCTGTCAAACGCGGATGTTGAAGCAGCTATTAGACAAGCAGAGGATGAAGCTGACTATATGGCTCTGAAAAGGTTGGAGCAGGAAGAGGCTGCAGACAATCAAGAATTTAGTGAGGAGGCTGCTGGAAGACTAGAAGATGACGAGCTTGTAAATGAGGAAGCGAAACCTGACGAGCACTGTAGTGCAGAGCATAAACATCAATGTTCTGATGTGGATAACGACAAAAGTGTTGCTTTACCTGTGAACCAATTAGATGAAGAAAAGGCTCTTAGATTGGCTGCAGGTGATGGAGATATGGACATGCTTGCTGATGTCAAGCAGATGGCTgccgcagctgctgcagcagggCAAGCGAGTTCATCTTTCGAAAATCAGCTCCGGCCAATTGATAGATATGCAATGCGGTTTTTGGAGCTCTGGGATCCTATAATTGACAAAGCTGCTGTAAACTATCAGGCGAATGTTGTAGAGGAAGAATGGGAACTTGAACGCATTGAAAAACTCAAAGAGGATTTAGAAGCAGAAATTGATGAAGACCAGGAACCACTTTCTTATGAGA CATGGGATGTTGATTTTGCTACTACAGCGTATCGCCAACATGTTGAGGCTCTAGCTAAAAAGCAG TTGTTGGAAGAGCAGGAAAAACAAGCTTGTAAAGCAGCCAAAGAGTTGGAGGAAACAAATGATATAATTAGGTG CAGTCACCGCAAAAAgtcaaagaagaacaaaagaaaggcAGGCAAGTTTAAATCCTTAAAAAGGGGACGTTTGTCATCTGAGTCAGAGGCCATGCTTGATGAAACTTCTGTTGATACTATGAGTATTGATGGCAATGCACCCTCGCCAGAGCTTATTAGTGATGAATCACCACACCATTGTTCTCATAAGCGTAAAAAGATGGTGTCTAGAAATGAGGAAGTCAACAGCAGTAGCAGAAGCCTGAAGAAGTTTAAGAAAGCCCCCAAGTCAAATTGTATTTCGGAATCCTCATCGCATAAGCACTTGCTTGAAGGCAAGCAGCTTAAGTTGATGGACGAAGTTAATTTTTCTGATCCCAAATTGGTGAGCATTAGGAGTGATGGCCGGATTTCCACCCCTTGCATGCCAGTAAAACGTGTTATGGTAATTAAGCCTGAGAGGTTGAAGAGGAAGGGTCTTATATGGCCTCGAGATTGTGTGCCTGATTCATGGACTAATGAGGAAGATGCGGTTCTTTGTGGAACTGTACATGAGTACGGTCCTGTTTGGGAGCTGGCTAGTGAGTTTCTTCATTCCATACCGGGTGGTGCATTTTATAGGGGAAGATACCGTCATCCTGTGCATTGCTGTGAGAGATTCCGAGAATTAATCTGCAAACATGTATTGTCTGCAATGGACAATACGAACAGTGAGAAGGTTCCTTCTGGTACTGGGAAGGCTATCTTGAAAGTATCTGAG GACCAAACTCAGATGTTGTTGAATGCGATCAGTGAAATTCCTAACAATGAGCTGCTTCTCCAGAAACATTTCATGGCCATACTTTCTTCTGTTTGGAGATCCAAATGTGGTCATGAACCCCGCCGTGTTACAAGTACTTGCTCGAGTGCACTCAATAAGCCTGTTAGATTGAATGAGAAGTGGTCCATGACAAACTACAGACCAACCTCTAATCTCATAAAGACAGCCCTCGCAGATGCTCAGGCCCAATGTCCAAGAGCGGTACTACCAAGGAACCAGGAATCCGGCCGGAACTATTTGGAGTTAGTTTTGGATTTCCGGACAGATCAACATGCTTATGAGGCAGACTTTCCATCTGTAGTGAATGTGTCCATTCTAGAACCAGAACCTGTTAAACGTGCCATTGTTCAGGTGGACCAATCACTGTTGTCTGGACTTTCTCATAGGAATGCTGAGAAGAGATTCAG GATAGCATCTGAAGCTTGTTTTGATGGGGAAGGATCTCATTGGGCATCGTCTGCTTTCCACGTTTATGATGCTGCTCGGCATAAGTCTGGCCCAAAGTCTGTTGGAAAGCACAAAACATCTTCAGAATCAGGAAGACCTGCAAAATCTAAAATTCAGAGGACTACTGAACCGCAGGATGTGCCAACTGCTATGAATGATTTTCTCCGGGCTCCGGGTCAACTTTTGGCAAGTGCAGCTGAGTTCCACATTGCGCAGTCCCTCTCTGACTTTGGCATTAATGATTCTGAGTTCACCTGCTTCCATGATCTTCCTCTAGAGACTGACACCGAGTTCGCCCCTTGCCAGTATGAGCTTGCTTCCCTTCCTGGTATCGAGGAGTTGGATCCTCTTTCAGATTTCACAGACATCGGATGA